The genomic stretch AATCTTATACTGTAAAAGGTCAGGCAAATTTAACACATTTCAATTCCCATTTTGTTAAAATGACATAAACCCCTAGAATGAggaaaattattgaattaaggAATGCGTAGTAGATCGCTCCAGTATTTGGGATTTACGTGTATAAAGACGTCATTTCTGTCACTAATAGGGCCAAATAAGCACCTAATACATTAAAGGATATTGCGATAGACATAGTAATTAGTCGTTGCTGTAATATATTgccctatattatattccctTTGGCGTCATGTAGGTGTTTGATTTTTGCTACAAATATGTACCATCTGGTTAAATCTGCTGATTGATTGAATGACTAGCGATCAAGGAatgtagttatttatattgagttagaaaattagttatttttgtgattatttggtactagctgtgccccgcggtttcatccgcattgctccgcacctgttggtcttagcgtgatgattgTGTGTTATGCCCTAAagccttcctctataaatgggctatctaacaccgaaagaatttttcaaatcggaccagtagttcctgagattatcgcattcaaacaaaccaacttttcagctttaaaatattagtatagacatGGGTATAGATAACGGCATTAGGCCCTTAAGAAAAGAGCGTATTTATCAttaaaaggccggcaaagcacctaTAAGTATAACACAACCAGTGTTTATGGGTGATagtgaccacttaacatcaggtggcccatCTGCCCCTTTGATTGCTCTAACATGGAAAAAATCGTAAACATTTTCAGAAAATTAAAGTGCCCAAAGACGACGTTCACGCTATGTTCGGAGAGCACGCTACAAAGAAGCTGGGTCTGCCCTACGATCCAATGCTGACCATCACCCATgtggctgatgatgatgatgtggGCTCTGTAGGACGATTGAGCAGGATCTCGGATAGACCGAGAGAAAGCCGCGTGCCGAGCGCAGCACCTAGTACCATTTCTGAAGGTAGCTTATTACCATAGTGTAATTTTATACTattagcacagaatacataatagtagctaaacgctacagaacggacactctccgcctcccgccaaaattaaacacttacctcaccccgcacgatcagacatgttatggtacccatttccccgcaaggacgataccaacgacgtctttagacgaaacgcaacgaagattgacaacattaatcaaattgacttaaagcaattttattattttggatttgtgattatcgtttttcgtagaaaatggttagatattgtgctgtttacggatgtatttcatcagaaaaacgcgaatttttttttacgctagtcacaaatgtgccaaccaaagagtttacacacacatttgcagtctctacagtgtgactgtcaaaactataatttggtatggagtgtccggggtgtgctattagtataattttatactgtGGTACTGGTCTATTGTAGTAGTTGTTGTGTtggagctagcgcgcaagagcaacttttttCTCCGCAACtacactcaccggcacggaaACTTGGCCACTGCAAatttttgcgtaaaataacactatttattttctactacaaaattcaataaaaattttatcaaaactagtttctttaatgtttttactaacttttagtaataattggaAGTTTATAAGAAGTACTACCGCGtagatatgaattaaacaacaatttacgcttttcctgtgaaatttaaatgatttcttaaaaatgcacaaaaattagaaataacgtttccacaaaaaaaatttgaacctTTTAATATAGGGTGTTTCCTTCTCTTGCTTTAAACAATGTTTGCATCCAGTCTGGCATACTCTAGAAGACATTTTTGATGTCCACTTGAGCTATAGTGTACCAAACGGCCCCAGCTGTATTTCTAAGCTCATCTTACATTGGTGCTGGGTTGGAATCGAACTTTATGTTTCTTATAAGCATGTCACAGGTGTGTTCTATTGGATTAAGATCCGGGCTACGAGCTGGACactccaatttttcaataataacccCTTGAAGGTACTCTTATACGCATCGTACGACACGCGGACGTGCGTTAAAGTGTATTAGTAGCAAATTTTCTTCACTGATAAACCTGTAATAGGGCTGAACATGTTCCTGGAGAATTTCCTCAATATACCTGATCAAATTTAAGCCATTATCTACGATAACTAACTCCGTGCGAGCATCAGAACTTATACCTCCGCATACCATTATTGACCCTCTATGAATAATCGCAATTTGAGTGTGGTGATGGGTGAAAACCTCTCTTCTCGTGTCCTCTATACTGACTCTTGGCTATCAGAAGCTCGTAAAGTGACTTAGCAGTCATCTGCGAACACTTTACGAACGCACTGGACGTGGGTCCAGTTTTCATGTTCTCGTGCAAAACGAAGACGTGCTTCTCTGTGATATATGAGGAGTTCTGGTCGGCGTGCTGGTCTGCAAACCTTCAAATTAACTTCCTTCATTGGTCTTCTCACCGATTGCTCACTCACATTTATTATCCTGGTGTTTTAAAGCCGTTGGCGTATCTCAAAAACTGTCAGAAAGCCATTTCTGAGTATCTCTTGAACAATAAAGGGGTCTTCTCGAGCTGATATGCACCTCACGCCTTCATTTTCTGCTCTGCACGTGTAGCTGCCAGTCTCCTGGTATCTCCTCCATGCACAGTGCATCGCTGAACGTGGTATGTACTgtacattaggtactttatgttGCGGCAGTAATTGGTCTAACATTGTGATGGCCTGAGCATGTTGTTCAGATTTTAAcggcattttttattgtttgttatgatCATTGACTACAGTACAACACtaacaatatcttaaaacgGCATAAACGATatcgaaaaaagtttaaaacgaaCAATTAGTAACTTCGGCTTAACCGCACAAAACACAAATTTCGAGAAACTCTTAAAAAGTGGTAATAGATTATTCTTAAACTTAATGATTTCTTaccaaaaaattaaacaaataatatgttaacatatctgcatacaaaaaaatcgtgaaaaacactccaaactttttttatcggcaaatttgtaagtggccaagattccgtgccggtgaggtattttgtctctcccatcaactccaTGCGCGCAAGTAGCGACggaactccccatagagttgatgggagagacaaaatagttgcggagacaaaagttgctcttgcgcgctagctcttattgttgataaaaaatctattgatTTGTAATATAGAACTTGAttaacatatataatatacctaggtggAATGTGCCTGATATttcacttttattaaaaatcttgCGTTTTAGGatgtattttatcaatttaagtTTAGCCCGCAggtaaatttgtaatttatttgctcgtgaaaaagtaatgataatataagaacgtaaatgtaataaaggactattagaaaatattaagatgAACTCCAAAAGTACTAGAATAGTTTATAGGTATCTATCAGCATAACAATATCTATTTACATTGTTTCGAACGACCTATAAGCAGGATAATACACCCCGTTTTTATTACACGTAGTACCTACTacggtataggtacctacctatactacgtatgtattatattatgaggTAGGAAGAGCAAAAAATATCATCtatatacctacgtaataAGTGTAAGTTAATTGACCCGCACAGACTAAGGAAAAAGTGCTCACCTACTGCTTATCCTTTTTGTGAGGAGGACGTCAAACCTTATCTGGGAAAAACTCAAACTAAACTATCTCacgttaaataattatgttgtagGTATGTAACTCTCAATAGGAGTgagtttgaaaatttaattaattatttcttggtattacctatacagggtgtaatcgttaagtgtgcacaggcgattttccgtaagtattacagataaaaaaaactttaaactgatatcgataatcgaaagtacttaacctaatgagtaaaatggccgtaataaatttttaaaaataaatcgagaaatatcaaaaaaattatctttaaaccgtcccatacattaagtatgaaatatgaatatcccgtatacatttaatatgaaagattttggctatctttttctttttttggttttctgctttattcgcaaatttgaagtggcatttccacgcttttcccggacattttcacgcattttccggatattttccggatttttattcattaggttaagtactttcgatatcagtttaaagttttttgttatctgtaatacttacggaaaaatcgtctgtgcacacttaacgattacaccctgtatactaaGTTATAGGTATATCTACTGAGTTATCAGGAAGATAAtcgtaattttaatatttttgtgattaccTAAACTTTCTCAAAAATTCCACCGCGTGGTAAGTAAATTTggaattttagaaaatattgattaagTATTTACTGTTCTGACAAATTACTATatcatttgtattttttcgctataataaaattgctttaattaatattttttttccaaacaggTATTCAGAGATTATCACCAGCTATCCAACCACCCAGCAAAGCAGCGCTAACCCCTGTGGAACTGTCCATGCACAAGATATCATTTTCCGAGGTAACTATGTATGATATAAAGTTTCACCTTTtaaccaacttcaaaaaaaaggaggttatcaattcggccagtatgatttttttatgtatgtacaccgattacttcgaggtttctgaaccgatttacgtgattctttttttgttcgatgcgggatggtgtcgaattggttccataaaaatttattcggataggcccagtagtttttattttatgagcatttttgtctgtcggttgtttttaacgcagttataatAACTCCACTTGTGTAACTTCGTTCATTGattataggtatatacttATCATAATTAATGCAAATGTActaactatttaatatttcttaatacaTTAGAGCCTTTACATTAAACTCTATCAAGAagtaatcatattttttttcctacacAATGAATAAGAATAACGTAATTTTTAGATAATCGTCGAATACTTCAcacttcattattatttactagagTCTATTTCTAAAGTCGTACATTGTTTAACATTTTGGGAAAATCAACGTCTAAGATAAGAATTATAAAAGACCTACAACTACGTAAATGTTGCCTcaatttgtttacaaaatcagtttaaaatttatcgcTTTAtcgttttttatatgaatgaagcaacaattaaatatcaatCTATCCTTGTATTTAAATGGAACAagtcataattttaaaatttaccttATGAAGTAGTACTTTtgacttttcataattatatgtatttcgTATTTGTTGTATTTCCTTGTTGACAACACAGGAAAAcgtagtaaaatattatactcgTAATAAACTCGATAAAAAACATCCATCTATTGATCTATAAATTAGTAAataccatattattatacagggtgtaatcgttaagtgtgcacaggcgatttttccgtaactattacagataacaaaaaaactataaactgatatcgaaagtacttaacctaatgagtcaaatggccgtaataaatttttacaaataaatcgagaaataaaaaaaatcttaaatccctcccatacatttagtatgaaatatgaatatcccttaaacatttaatatgaaagattttagcttttttttctttttttttgttttctgctttaattaatTCACAAATTTaaagggaagttcatttagaaactttaaatagagctcctcattgtgcaatacaacatcatttcgaaaatctgctatgaatacaaaatgtatgggagcgtttaatgtaacatttttggatatttctcgttttatttttaaacatttttactcattagagttacggaataatcgcttttgcacacttaacgattacaccctgtaccTATACCTTGTTCGTGTCTAAAAGCCacagtttgtttttttttaattttgattaagtacctaagtacttataatatgtgattttttaattttttaacacgTTCCAATATTTCGATATATCGAAACCTTGCCTTCGTTTatctgtaggtacctaacgtATAGTAGTTAGTACAGGTTAGATCTGTGGTATATTACTCATTAAACCACCATGTTTCTCAAACAGGTTCCACCAGAAATCATACCCGATGTGACGATCGCTGAAGATGAAGTGGTGAAAACGGTTGAACCAGCTGAAGAAGAACATGAAGTTCCCGAAGACATTCCAGGTTGTTTAGATATAATTAAACTTATACTCTAACTGGCTAGAGATTTCTTCCCCATAATAAGATATTTCACTATGATAGTAAGTAGTTAGTTATTattacaagaaaaaataacGCATGCATATAATTAGAACTAGActagtattattaataatgttatattttatcctCCATGATAAAGCTAAAAGAATTACTCTACAATAGTATAGCAATTTTCAATTCacacttttatatatttctattcAATTCAATCTAAATACATAAGCAATAAGGTATATTACTCATTAAAACCGCAGGATCAGAGAATTTAACCACATTTGGATAATCATTTTactatgtgttttagtttgtattataattgagctattttctTAGTAtgtatagttagtaattatgtCTCTATAATTCCTAAATTTTTTACAGCTGTAACTGTAAATTGATATTATCTGACCTAAAAAAGGATATAGTTAGGTTTCAAGTAATTTGATCAACATTTTGACCTATATAGACCCTACAACATCAATAACACttaaataatacagataatgtTAATAGAATAAGGATGACGATCATATACAAGAATGTGGCATGCGGCATTACAAAGGAAcgtgtcataataatatgtgataaTGCTTCAGAACTTCCAGATGACCAGACAGATGGAGGGAGTGTCCCAGCATCAGGTGCCTCCACAGCACCAGATACAGCCACCACAACAGACGTGGAAGATGAGGGAGATGTTATGGGAACTGATGAAGAATAGACAAGGACAGATATAATATGAAGAATGATGAAGAagaagggtgcttttccaccaattaCGTGCGGagatgtgtagcgaggaatgtgtttgtaaagaaccaatcatatcgcttcaaacgctaaacgcttcaaacttcaaactaaatgaagcgatatgattggttcTTTACAAATACATTCCTCGCACGTTATTGGTGGGAAAGCACCCTAATAGAATAGATTTTATATTGGAAAGAGTTGTTTTGTTATTGGAACGTGAATGTTCGCTTTgtgttgttaataaataaataaaaaatagaataatgaTTGAAGTGaaattgctttttattttcattggttaaggaaaatatttgatgaGGAATAGATAAAACTACTTAGTATCCTAATTTATTTCATCTTCATATAAAACGATTGACATGAAATGACGACCAAAATCTTAACCAACTCGATCAATCATTTTGTAAAGTGATACATTCGTTTATAAAGCTTTTACTTttgatataatttacaatggaGAAATCGGATAATCAACGAAATATTGATGGTTGTTTGTTAACTCTTCCCGAAGGACTGAAGGAATTGATGTCTGACATTACTAgagaagtaaaaaaaaaaataaacaactaaaatattatttaatcggGATAAGGCAACTTGATTGAAATACCCATGTTGACTTCGACTGTTCAcgtcaaataattaaataaacggagagcttcatattataaagctgaagagtttgtttgttcgtttggttttttgaacgcgctaatctcgggaactactggtccgatttgaaaaattctttcggtgttagatagctcatttatcgaggaaggctgtagGGTATGATACAAGGATCATCACGCTACAGCAACGcctcaaaatcaaaattttaaatagatactAGATTTCCTTCTTTAGGTATGCCTGTATAAATTATTGCCTATTTCAGGTGCTAAGAGCACAGCCGCAAAACGTCTACGGATTCATAGCGACCTACCTATCAGCTTTGCTTGACGTACGAAAGAACATATCCATTGCTAGCCAAGTATGCGACGACATCAGCAACTGCACTTGTCACCCAGAATTGGACGaagaattaagaaatattgGTCTCATAGACGAAGACGTAGATGCTGCAATGAAAGTTGTTAAAAAGTTTTTCGAGACTGGAGGTAATCATCccttaaacataaatattaattttttagccgcctccttggtacagtggttgacgcgtgagcgtagcaccgaggggggggggggaatgtctcggtctggtaggacacagaaggctgatcacctacttgtccctaaagaaaatcgatcagtgaaacggatgtataatgcatctgccccttaccccactaggggacatgggacttcacaaTTGCTCTTCCCGGCTCTACTCGagtagtaattttatttaggttCTTATTTTTTGCTATCAGTATTGTAACAAAACCTTATATTCGCCAAGATTTGCTTCTTAATGCAGGTCCTAgtgttgtataatattatatttgatccAGGTAAAGAAACAACACTTTTCAATCAATTAATAAGGAAGACCAGTATAGAGGAGTACCAACTGAAACATGTACAAGGAGCAGTTCAAAGAGCGTTTCAAAAGCACCGCTTGAATCAGTGTGGGTTCTACAAGGTTAGTACTAAAATACTTTTCAAAGgccaaattaattttcaatttcgctcttaaattttttaaacatatctAGGAATTACCTGAAACGACTAAATTACCTAccatgtaattaatattaccttaaaatcaaaacttatcaattatttattgttgtaaGTGTAAGGCTGgctgcagagcttgaccgaccgtcagtgtgTACCGTCcgcgtcggtcctgacgatacgcatcaacaattgtatgactatgacactaatgcgcatgacaatacgtgttcgtatggtcggtctagctatga from Colias croceus chromosome 16, ilColCroc2.1 encodes the following:
- the LOC123698430 gene encoding uncharacterized protein LOC123698430; translated protein: MEKSDNQRNIDGCLLTLPEGLKELMSDITREVLRAQPQNVYGFIATYLSALLDVRKNISIASQVCDDISNCTCHPELDEELRNIGLIDEDVDAAMKVVKKFFETGGKETTLFNQLIRKTSIEEYQLKHVQGAVQRAFQKHRLNQCGFYKAQEETSEHKCVDNVSSISLAGSFVTLPRNTPYSAFTDTLSDISERTYDTHTSQYQESKENEPYSISTVDKSKVLDRDNVIRFKTEIVKYINDDELDIEELIDAGTTEVESDALSVKTDSHLDSTSSEE